In Nicotiana tabacum cultivar K326 chromosome 19, ASM71507v2, whole genome shotgun sequence, one DNA window encodes the following:
- the LOC107788639 gene encoding protein CLP1 homolog isoform X1 yields the protein MAYGGTNVNPLAATGVSTSVRQVKLDKECELRIETSLDSPLRLRLLTGTAEIFGTEIPPEIWLTIPPRLKFAVFTWYGATIEMDGPTETDYTADETPMISYINVHAVLDGRRNRAKASPSDSDTSQGPRVVVVGPTDSGKSTLSRMLLSWAAKQGWKPTFVDLDIGQGSITIPGCVAATPIELPIDPVEGIPLEMPMVYFFGHVTPSANIDHYKVLVKELAQTLEKQFSGNAESRASGMVINTMGWIEGVGYELLLHAIDTFSATVILVLGQEKLCSMLKDVLKNRPNVDVVKLQKSGGVVSRNAKVRQKARGYRIREYFYGPSNDLSPHSNVVNFGDLFIYRIGGGPQAPRSALPIGAEPAADPTRLVPVSINRDLLHLVLAVSYADEPDQIISSNVAGFIYVTDVDMHRKKITYLAPCAGELPSKYLIVGTLTWIEN from the exons TCCATTGGCAGCAACAGGTGTTTCAACATCTGTGAGACAGGTGAAGCTGGATAAAGAATGTGAGCTCCGAATTGAAACCAGCCTTGACTCGCCCCTCCGTCTCCGACTCCTCACTGGAACAGCTGAGATTTTTGGGACTGAAATCCCTCCTGAGATCTGGCTTACCATCCCTCCAAGACTCAAATTTGCT GTTTTTACTTGGTATGGAGCGACAATCGAGATGGATGGTCCCACTGAAACTGATTATACAGCAGATGAG ACGCCGATGATAAGTTATATAAATGTTCATGCTGTACTTGATGGACGAAGAAATCGTGCCAAAGCTTCACCTAGTGATTCTGACACTTCTCAG GGCCCGAGGGTAGTCGTTGTGGGACCTACAGATTCTGGCAAGAGTACTTTATCAAGGATGCTTCTTAGTTGGGCAGCAAAACAGGGATGGAAACCTACTTTTGTGGATTTGGACATTGGTCAAGGATCGATAACTATTCCAGGATGTGTTGCTGCTACGCCAATTGAGTTGCCTATTGATCCAGTTGAAGGAATTCCACTTGAAATGCCTATGGTCTACTTCTTTGGTCATGTGACTCCTAG TGCCAACATAGATCACTACAAGGTACTCGTCAAGGAGCTAGCTCAGACTCTGGAGAAGCAATTTTCTGGCAATGCTGAATCTCGAGCTTCAGGCATGGTAATAAATACAATGGGATGGATAGAGGGAGTTGGTTATGAG TTGCTACTCCATGCGATTGATACATTCAGTGCCACAGTTATTCTTGTCTTGGGTCAG GAAAAACTTTGTAGCATGCTAAAAGATGTATTGAAGAATCGGCCTAATGTGGATGTGGTGAAACTTCAAAAGTCTGGTGGTGTTGTATCAAGGAATGCAAAAGTACGCCAGAAAGCAAGGGGCTACAGAATAAGG GAGTACTTTTATGGCCCTTCAAATGACCTCTCACCACATTCTAATGTAGTAAACTTCGGTGACTTGTTCATCTACCGAATTGGGGGTGGACCACAGGCTCCACGCTCAGCTTTACCTATTGGTGCAGAGCCTGCTGCAGATCCTACAAGATTGGTTCCTGTTAGTATCAACCGGGACTTGCTTCATTTGGTTCTTGCCGTCTCGTATGCCGATGAACCAGATCAAATAATTTCCAG TAATGTTGCCGGATTCATCTATGTCACAGACGTTGACATGCATAG GAAAAAGATAACATATCTTGCACCATGTGCTGGGGAACTTCCGAGCAAATACCTAATCGTGGGAACCTTAACATGGATTGAAAACTGA
- the LOC107788639 gene encoding protein CLP1 homolog isoform X2, with translation MAYGGTNVNPLAATGVSTSVRQVKLDKECELRIETSLDSPLRLRLLTGTAEIFGTEIPPEIWLTIPPRLKFATPMISYINVHAVLDGRRNRAKASPSDSDTSQGPRVVVVGPTDSGKSTLSRMLLSWAAKQGWKPTFVDLDIGQGSITIPGCVAATPIELPIDPVEGIPLEMPMVYFFGHVTPSANIDHYKVLVKELAQTLEKQFSGNAESRASGMVINTMGWIEGVGYELLLHAIDTFSATVILVLGQEKLCSMLKDVLKNRPNVDVVKLQKSGGVVSRNAKVRQKARGYRIREYFYGPSNDLSPHSNVVNFGDLFIYRIGGGPQAPRSALPIGAEPAADPTRLVPVSINRDLLHLVLAVSYADEPDQIISSNVAGFIYVTDVDMHRKKITYLAPCAGELPSKYLIVGTLTWIEN, from the exons TCCATTGGCAGCAACAGGTGTTTCAACATCTGTGAGACAGGTGAAGCTGGATAAAGAATGTGAGCTCCGAATTGAAACCAGCCTTGACTCGCCCCTCCGTCTCCGACTCCTCACTGGAACAGCTGAGATTTTTGGGACTGAAATCCCTCCTGAGATCTGGCTTACCATCCCTCCAAGACTCAAATTTGCT ACGCCGATGATAAGTTATATAAATGTTCATGCTGTACTTGATGGACGAAGAAATCGTGCCAAAGCTTCACCTAGTGATTCTGACACTTCTCAG GGCCCGAGGGTAGTCGTTGTGGGACCTACAGATTCTGGCAAGAGTACTTTATCAAGGATGCTTCTTAGTTGGGCAGCAAAACAGGGATGGAAACCTACTTTTGTGGATTTGGACATTGGTCAAGGATCGATAACTATTCCAGGATGTGTTGCTGCTACGCCAATTGAGTTGCCTATTGATCCAGTTGAAGGAATTCCACTTGAAATGCCTATGGTCTACTTCTTTGGTCATGTGACTCCTAG TGCCAACATAGATCACTACAAGGTACTCGTCAAGGAGCTAGCTCAGACTCTGGAGAAGCAATTTTCTGGCAATGCTGAATCTCGAGCTTCAGGCATGGTAATAAATACAATGGGATGGATAGAGGGAGTTGGTTATGAG TTGCTACTCCATGCGATTGATACATTCAGTGCCACAGTTATTCTTGTCTTGGGTCAG GAAAAACTTTGTAGCATGCTAAAAGATGTATTGAAGAATCGGCCTAATGTGGATGTGGTGAAACTTCAAAAGTCTGGTGGTGTTGTATCAAGGAATGCAAAAGTACGCCAGAAAGCAAGGGGCTACAGAATAAGG GAGTACTTTTATGGCCCTTCAAATGACCTCTCACCACATTCTAATGTAGTAAACTTCGGTGACTTGTTCATCTACCGAATTGGGGGTGGACCACAGGCTCCACGCTCAGCTTTACCTATTGGTGCAGAGCCTGCTGCAGATCCTACAAGATTGGTTCCTGTTAGTATCAACCGGGACTTGCTTCATTTGGTTCTTGCCGTCTCGTATGCCGATGAACCAGATCAAATAATTTCCAG TAATGTTGCCGGATTCATCTATGTCACAGACGTTGACATGCATAG GAAAAAGATAACATATCTTGCACCATGTGCTGGGGAACTTCCGAGCAAATACCTAATCGTGGGAACCTTAACATGGATTGAAAACTGA